In Thermococcus sp. 21S7, the following are encoded in one genomic region:
- a CDS encoding HypC/HybG/HupF family hydrogenase formation chaperone gives MCLAIPGRIIEINGKVAIVDFGGVRREVRLDLLPEVGVGDYVIVHTGFAIERLDEERALEILEAWAEVERALEG, from the coding sequence ATGTGTCTGGCGATACCCGGAAGGATCATCGAAATAAATGGAAAAGTCGCGATCGTTGATTTTGGAGGCGTGAGAAGGGAAGTCCGCCTCGACCTGCTTCCAGAGGTCGGGGTCGGGGACTACGTCATAGTCCACACCGGCTTTGCAATAGAGAGACTCGACGAAGAGAGGGCGCTGGAGATACTAGAGGCGTGGGCAGAGGTCGAGCGGGCGCTGGAGGGATGA
- the mobA gene encoding molybdenum cofactor guanylyltransferase MobA, translating to MLGVVLAGGRSRRFGGDKLLFRIGGKPLISYTLERIESASLIEEVVIVASSANAERLRNLGYCVVVDDLSIGPMGGVYTALDFGDAFVVAGDMPLIVPEFVDFIIRKFLGSGKLACVPRWPNGYLEPLHATYSKAFRRIFEERIRCGDYSLNGAVRSADVCYLDVGNLPPLWKESFFNVNRRSDLRRLLGRGQGDFLFPQSHSE from the coding sequence ATGCTCGGGGTGGTTCTTGCAGGGGGTAGGAGTAGGCGCTTTGGGGGCGACAAGCTCCTCTTTCGGATAGGTGGGAAGCCGCTCATCTCGTACACTCTTGAGAGAATCGAGTCGGCGTCGCTGATCGAGGAAGTCGTTATCGTGGCATCGTCCGCCAACGCGGAGAGGCTTAGAAACCTCGGCTACTGTGTGGTGGTTGATGATCTCTCCATCGGACCCATGGGCGGGGTATATACTGCGTTGGATTTCGGCGATGCGTTCGTCGTCGCGGGGGACATGCCGCTCATCGTCCCGGAATTCGTTGACTTCATAATCCGGAAATTCCTCGGAAGTGGAAAGCTCGCCTGCGTCCCTCGCTGGCCCAATGGATATCTTGAACCCCTTCACGCGACCTACTCAAAGGCATTTCGCCGGATCTTTGAGGAAAGAATACGCTGCGGGGACTATTCGCTGAACGGTGCGGTACGCTCCGCCGATGTATGCTACCTGGATGTGGGGAATCTGCCCCCCCTCTGGAAGGAAAGCTTCTTCAACGTCAACCGTCGGAGCGACCTCAGAAGACTCCTCGGACGGGGCCAGGGTGACTTCCTCTTTCCACAATCCCACTCTGAATGA
- a CDS encoding hydrogenase 3 maturation endopeptidase HyCI, with product MELLELLRRAKRVVVCGIGNEVRGDDAFGVIVAERLKELVNNPNVLILNCGEVPESYTGRITKFEPDLVVFVDAVDFGGEHGEVIIADPEGTLGEAVSTHSLPLKVLVGYLKMRLNTEFVLIGCQPAVLGLFQEPSDVIIERAKTLAESLAEGLNEIEVREN from the coding sequence ATGGAACTCCTCGAACTCCTCAGAAGGGCCAAACGGGTCGTCGTCTGCGGAATAGGGAACGAGGTTAGGGGGGACGATGCCTTCGGCGTCATAGTCGCCGAGAGGCTGAAGGAACTGGTGAACAACCCAAACGTTCTCATCCTCAACTGCGGCGAGGTCCCGGAGAGCTACACAGGGAGGATAACAAAATTCGAGCCTGATCTGGTGGTCTTCGTGGATGCGGTTGACTTCGGAGGGGAACACGGAGAGGTCATAATCGCCGACCCAGAGGGGACTCTCGGAGAGGCTGTCTCGACACACAGCCTGCCGCTCAAGGTTCTAGTGGGATACCTGAAGATGCGCCTCAACACGGAGTTCGTTCTCATTGGCTGCCAGCCTGCCGTTCTGGGCCTCTTCCAGGAGCCGAGCGATGTTATAATCGAACGGGCGAAAACACTCGCAGAATCGCTGGCCGAGGGTCTCAATGAAATCGAGGTTAGGGAAAACTGA
- a CDS encoding Mrp/NBP35 family ATP-binding protein: MIVDPRVKGIEGRLEKVKRIIPVVSGKGGVGKSLVSTTLALVLAEKGYKVGLLDLDFHGASDHVILGFEPKEFPEEEYGVIPPTVHGIKFMSIVYYSEDKPTPMRGMEVSDALIELLTITRWDDLDYLIIDMPPGLGDQFLDVMRFLKKGEFIVVATPSKLAINVVRKLIEVLREREYRILGIVENLKLDEEKDIEELAKRFGVPYLTGIPMYRDLEDKIGKPDELLRTAFAERIREVAERI, translated from the coding sequence ATGATAGTTGACCCGCGCGTCAAGGGCATAGAGGGCAGGCTTGAGAAGGTGAAGCGCATAATCCCCGTCGTCAGCGGGAAGGGCGGGGTTGGAAAGTCGCTCGTCTCAACAACCCTCGCCCTCGTTCTGGCGGAGAAAGGTTACAAGGTCGGCCTCCTTGACCTCGACTTCCACGGAGCGAGCGACCACGTCATCCTCGGCTTCGAGCCAAAGGAGTTCCCCGAGGAGGAGTACGGCGTAATCCCGCCGACGGTTCACGGGATAAAGTTTATGAGCATCGTCTACTACTCCGAGGACAAGCCGACGCCCATGAGGGGTATGGAGGTCAGCGACGCCCTCATAGAACTCCTCACGATAACCCGCTGGGACGATCTGGACTACCTCATCATAGACATGCCGCCCGGCCTCGGCGACCAGTTCCTCGACGTCATGCGCTTCCTCAAGAAGGGTGAATTCATTGTGGTGGCAACACCGTCAAAGCTGGCCATTAACGTCGTCAGAAAGCTCATCGAGGTTCTGAGGGAGAGGGAATACAGAATCCTCGGAATCGTCGAGAACCTCAAGCTGGACGAGGAGAAAGACATAGAGGAGCTGGCCAAGAGGTTCGGCGTGCCATATCTGACCGGCATACCGATGTACAGGGACTTGGAAGACAAGATAGGAAAGCCCGATGAGCTCCTGAGGACGGCCTTCGCGGAGAGGATACGGGAGGTCGCGGAGAGGATTTAG
- the hypA gene encoding hydrogenase nickel incorporation protein HypA — protein MHEWALADGIVRTALDYAQKEGASKLLAVQVVLGELQDVNAEIVEFAMKELLKGTIGEGAKIEFIEEEAVFKCRDCGHEWKLKEVKGNFDERIKEDIHFIPEVVHAFLACPKCGSRDFEVVQGRGVYISGIKIEKEGEA, from the coding sequence ATGCATGAGTGGGCACTCGCCGATGGGATAGTTAGAACAGCCCTGGATTACGCGCAAAAAGAGGGCGCATCCAAGCTCCTCGCCGTTCAGGTCGTTCTCGGCGAACTTCAGGACGTCAACGCCGAGATAGTTGAGTTCGCAATGAAGGAGCTTCTAAAAGGGACCATTGGAGAGGGAGCAAAGATAGAGTTCATCGAGGAGGAGGCAGTTTTTAAGTGCCGAGACTGCGGCCACGAGTGGAAGCTGAAGGAAGTCAAAGGGAACTTCGACGAGCGCATAAAGGAGGACATACACTTCATTCCTGAGGTTGTGCACGCCTTCCTCGCCTGTCCGAAGTGCGGAAGCAGGGACTTCGAAGTCGTCCAAGGGAGGGGAGTCTACATAAGCGGCATAAAGATCGAGAAGGAGGGAGAGGCATGA